GCTATCAACTAATCCACTAGCAATAGTCATAATATTTTTTATACTTGCTATATTATTTATATCTATCGTAGCAAGTTTGGTTATAAGAAAAAAGTACCAAACTTTAGGACAAGCTTTAGAGGAAATTAAAAAAGGGAATATTAACTCAAACAGTCATGTGTTGAGTTCAATTATAAAGGAATATAGAAATGCAGCTAGTGATAACTTAGAAGAAGTTAATACTCAAGCTATTATTGAGAAAAACTTTAATAAGCATCTTAAATGGTTATACATAGGAGAAAGGTTTGTAAAAAGTTCTGTATCACTTATGATTATACTTGGTCTTTTAGGTACATTTTACGGTTTAACCCTTTCAATAGGAAAACTTGTTGAATTACTTAATAATAGCACTAATTCAGAAGTGTTAAATAGTATGGATTCCATAGTTGATGGATTGATAAAATCAGTAAAGGGTATGTCTGTAGCCTTTTTAACTTCACTATTTGGTATAGGCTCCTCTATAATCATAACTGTATATAATATGATATTTAATATAGAAGATGTAAGAGTAGCGTTAATGGTAGAAGTAGAGGAATACCTTGATAACACTGTAGCGTCAGAATTTAATACAGGAGTAAAGGACCAATATACTGATATATCAGATACATTAAAAACTACTTTTGAACAGTTTGGTAATCAAATAAACGATAGCTTTAAATATGTAATAAATACTTCAAGTGAAAATCTTGCAGCTGCAACGAAGGAGATAGGGGATTCTACAAGAACCTTATTACATGTAATACAGATTTTCGAGAAGTCAGTAAATACGTTTAATGAAAATACTAGAGACTTTTCTGAGTTTAATCACGAATTAAGAACTAATATCCAAAGAATGAATATTGGGTTTTCCGATTTTACCAGGGAAATAAAAGATACAGTACAAAAAATATCTGATTCAGTGGATAAATTACCTAGAAATAATGGATAGGTTCATACCTATTAAATAGAAGGGAGATTATGTATGAAAGTAAGAAGGCGAAGCTATAAAAAGGATGGTGAGGTTCAAAACTTTTGGCCTTCCTTTACAGATATGATATCGACCATAGCACTTATACTTTTTTTCTTGATGCTCCTAGCATACATACAAAATATTGTTACAGGAAGCAATCTTGAGTATGCAAAAAAACAGCTTATGGATACACAAAAAAGATTAGAAGAGTCTAATGCAGAGATAAGTAGAGCAGAGAAAAGGTTAAGACTTCTTAAAGATAATCTTGACGAGGTTAAAGCAGAGGTTGAAAGAGGGCAAATAGCATTAAAGCTTTCAGAAGAACAGATAGAAGAACAAAAAGAGATAATAGCAGAAAGCAATAAAGAATTAGGAAAACTTAGGTCAACCCTTCAGGGTATAGCACTTTTTAGAGTAAATGTACTAGAAAAGGTTAAAAATTCTGTTGAAGAAGAGCTTGGTAAAACTAATTCTGATGGGGAACAATTAGTGTCCATAGCTGACAACGGAAATATTGTGATAAATGAGAGTTTAGTATTCGATTATAATTCATATAAAATAAAGTCCGAGGGAAAAGAATTATTAGACCAGTTAGCCGTTGCCTTTGAGAATGTACTAGAGGATGAAGATATAAGAAAAAATATAGATGCAATAAATATACAAGGACATGCTGATAAAATGGGAGACCCTGAGTATAATAGAGAATTATCTGCTAAAAGAGCTACTACTGTTGTAAATTATCTTATGAAAACCAACAATACATTAGAAGAAAAGTATGGAAGATATTTCATGGCAAGTGGTTTTTCAAATCTTAGACCTATAACTTCAGGAAACACAGAAGAAGAAAGGGCTAAAAATAGAAGAATAGAGATTTCGTTAATTCTTAAGGATTCAAATGTCCGTGATGTTATAAATAAATATTTGGAGGACTCAAAAGAGATATTTGGGGAGTAGATTTGTTAGTAGTTAGTGGTAAGTGGTTAGTAGCCTGATAATGAAAAAACCGGTATCTAGTACCAAGTACCCAGTATCAGATTTTTATAATCTATAGGAAGGATTTAGTCGATACATAGCGAATATATATTCTATAAAATATTATCGAAGAGGTGAAGATGCATATGAAAATGAGACAGCTTAAAAATGCAAAATTTGTTTCACTATTTGTAGTAGCATTACTAATACTTAGTAGCAGCTTAGCCTATGCTCAAGTATTTACAGATGTTGCAGATGACCATTGGGCTAGTGAATATATAAAAAAAATGAATAGATTAGGTATTATCACAGGATATGATGATGCTACATTTAGACCTAATGATAGTGTTACAAAAATACAAGCAGTAGTTATGATGGCAAGACTTTTTGACCTACAAGACGATGAAAAAGATGAGATGAAAGATAGATATGAAAATTTCTTTGAAGAAATGGATATAGAGCCTTGGTATCAAGAAGGGTTGGCAATAGCATTATCAAAGGGAATAGTATCCAAAGAAGTGGTTGAAAAAGAATTTTATGAAGATGGAAAAGCTACACCTGCTGAAAAGGCTGAGATATGCATATATCTTACAAGAGCAATGGGATTAGAAGAAGAAGCTAAAAATAAGACTATCATTTATTTACCATTTACTGATGTAGAATTAATACCAAGCAAAGTTCAGCCTTACATAGATGTAATGGTTGATAAAGGGGTAATAAATAGTAAAGGTGATGGAGAAGGTAAGTTTAATCCTAATTCTACTGTAACAAGAGCAATCATGGCAAAAATGCTATCAGTTGCCTATGATTACATTGATGAAAATGATGTAGAGCTTGACACAGTAAATAATAACGGTACTACAAACGAAACGAAAGTTGAAGAAACAACAACAGTAAATGGAACAATATCAGGATTAATAAAAGGAAATACTGAAGTATACATGACTATAAAGGACGAAGATGGCGACAAAATAGCTTATATAGTTAATGAAGATACTGATATTTCTATTGATGGTAAAGATGCCGATATGGAAGATTTAGAAGAGGGTTTGATAGTAGAAGCTGAGGTTACAGAAGAGCATAATGTGGTTACATTAAAAGCTGAAAGTGTAATAGAAGAGTATTCAGGAAAATTAAAATCATTAATTATCTTTGACCCAGCTATGTTAACTATAGAGTATAAGAATGAGGAAGATGAAACTCAGACAAAAGGTTTTTATATTGCTGATGAAGTTGAAATAACATTAGATGGAGAAGAAGCAGATATAGATGATATTAGTGAAGGAGATATAATTGATATAGAAGTAAAAAATAATAGAGTAGAGAAGATTGATGCAGAGAGTAGATATAAGGAGATAGAGGGTAACATAGTAGAAGTAAAGTTTGACCCAGAGCCTGTATTGGTAGTTAAAGACGAAGATGAGATTATACATGAATATTTAATAGATGAAGATGCAGATATTGAAAGAAATGATAAAAATGTAGAATTAACTGACTTAAGAAAAGGAGACGAAGTAGAAGTAAAAATAGAGTATAACATTATAACTGATATAGAAGCAGAGGTAGTTGAGGGTGAAGACGAAGGTATCATTAAAGCTATACTAATATTCTGATGCACCAAAATTAACCATAGAGAATGAAGATAATGAAGAAGTAGTGTATGAAATAGCTAGTGGTGCTGAAATAGAGATTGATAATCATGAAAGTGATTTATATGGACTAAGACTTGGTTACCATGTTGAATTAGAGCTAGAAAGTAACTATATAGTAAAAATAGATGCAGAAATAAGGGAAAGAAATGACAGATTTGAAGGAATGGTAGAATATGTTCATGAAGATGCAGAAATAATAGTTCTTTCAGTGAACAACTCAAACACAAATGAAAAGGAAACAATAACAGTAGTAGTTACTGATGATACTGTATATTACGATGAAGATGGTACAAGAGGTAGTTTCAGACATATTGACAAAGAAGATAAAGTTCTGGTAATTGGAAGCTATAAAGACGATATTTTTACGGCTAAGTCAATTATATTAATGGAAAATAATAACTAAATATATACTTACATTAGATACTGAGGGTTTAAAAGCCCTCAGTATTTTTTATAAAAATTTTTTTCTTTTTCCCCATTTTTATTAAATATTCTACGAATATATATAATAAAAGAGAAAACATAAGGAGGTATTATGCAATGTTTAACTTCAAGAAACCTTTATCAATTTTATTGGCATCATTATTAGTAGTTTCTATTCCAACAGCTAGCATGGCTAAAAATGGGAAAGGAAAAGGGCATGGCAAAGCTAAGAATGAAGTAAATGTACAATTAGAAGAAAGTGAAAAGGAAAATAATATTGAGTCAACAGAGCAAGAAATAGAAAATGAAGTAAACGAAGAAATTGGACAACCTAGAGGAAAGGGTAAAGGTAAAAATAAAGAATGGAAAGAAATAAAAAATTAACTTGAAACAAATAAAGATACTATAGAAGAAGAGAAAGACAGACTAGAAACTGAAATAGAAGCTTTAAAGAAAGAATATGAAGCATTAAAAGAAAGTGGACAATTAGAAGGATTAGAAGAGTTAGAAGCTCAAATTCAAGAAATGGAGCAGCAAAAAGCAGAATTAAAGTCTCAAATGAGAAATGTTAAACAACAGATGAAACAAGTTATAAGAAATAGATATACAAAGGAAGAATGGGAACAATTACAGCAGGCTGCAGAAGAAATAGAAGGTGAGGACGAAGGTCTTTCAATTCTACCTGTAGAAAATATATTTATTGAAAACGTAGATGTAAAATTTGATACTCCTCCTGTTATTAAAACAGGTAGAACTTTAATTCCTGTTAGAGCTATAACAGAAGGCTTTGGAGCAAATGTTGAGTGGAATGGTGAAGAGAGAAAAGTAACTATTACTAGAGATGACGTTGAGATAGTTTTACAAATTGACAGTAGCGAAGTATTAGTTAATGGAGAAGAATCAACAATAGATGTACCGTCTTCTATTTATAGCAATCGTACTTATGTACCATTAAGATTTATTTTAGAAACTTTTAAATTAAGCGTAAATTGGGATGGAGAAACAGAAACAATAGAAATAGAAGAAGATGAAGAAGAAAGTGAAGTAGTAGAAGATACAGATGACGCAGCTACTGAAAGTGAAGAAGAAGCAACAGAGGAAGAAACTACAGAGGAAACAACAACAGAAGAAGACGTAACAGAGACAACACAAGAAGATGAAGAAGGTACAACAGAAGACAGTGAAAGCACAGATGAAACTAATCAAAATACTGAAGAAACTACAGAAGAGTCAGAAACTACTGAAAATGATAGTACTGTAAATGAAGAAAACACTGAAGAAGAGCAAACATCAAACGAAGAATCAACTACTGAAGAAACTAACGATACTTCTAATACAACAGAAGAAAACACTCAAACAGATGAAAGTCAGTCAACAGATAGTACAGAAGATTCTACAACAGAAGAGGATACTACTGAAACAGTAGAAGATACAACAACAGAACAAGATAGTAGCGATACAACTACTGAAGCTGATGAAGAAGTTACTATAATTGAATAATAGAAAGTGTAAAAGTGAGTTAGGGGACAGTCCTTTGACTCACTTTTTGTTTGAAAAACAACATATAGTTTCTTGATTTAGCTTGAGGGACGAGGGCGTCCCTCAAGAACGAGATGAAGGCGTCCCTCAAGAACGAGATGAAGGCGTCCCTCAAGAACGGGACGAGGGCGTCCCTCAAGAACGGGACGAGGGCGTCCCTCAAGAACGAGATGAAGGCGTTATTATTTCAGTGGAGGGTTTTATTTTTCCGTTATCAATGGACTATTATCGTCTGTTCTGTTAAATATGTGGCTACGTATAAGATTTTATTGTTACGTTGTCGATAGACGCCCATGTCCATCGACAAAGATAGTATTTATGGTAAGTAGTTAAAATCTTTCAAGTATTTGCTCCAATACTAAAAGCCAATAGCAAAAAATGATTTAATCATTTTTTAAAAACTACCCCAAATATAAATAGCATTCTTCGAATATATATAACAAAAGAAAAAATGGGAGGGAATTAATAGAAAATGAAAAAATTTATATCTACAATGATTATATTTACATTAGTACTTTCATTAAGTACTACAGCAGTTTTTGCAGATAATTGGAAAAATGAGAGTGGAAAGTTGCCACCGGGACTAGCTAAAAAAGGCTTTTTACCTCCAGGAATAGCTAAAAAAGTATTTGATGACATAGATGGATTTTCATGGGCAGAAAAGGCGATAGCAAGAATGGCTATAAAAGGGATGATACAGGGGCGTGGTAATAATAGATTTGCACCAGCAGCACCTGTTAATAAGCTAGAAACTGTTATTATGGCACTTAGAGTTATGGGATGGGAAGAAGAAGCAAAAGAAATAGATAGATTGCCTGAAAAATATGATGGAAAAAAAGTGCACGATTGGGCAGTTGGATACGTAGCTTTAGCATATGAGAAGGGAATACTTGATGAAGTAGATATGATGTACTTTGACCCTTATGAGCCAGCTAAAAGACATGAAGTGGCAAAGTACGTAATAAGAGCATTAGGTTATGAAGAAGAGGCACAAGATCATATGGATGAAGAACTTCCATTTGTAGATGCTTTAGCTGTGCCACAAGGCTCAGTTGGATATGTTTATCTTATGAATGAGTTAGGATTAATGCAGGGAGATGACCAAAACAGATTTAATCCGATGGGAACATTAAAAAGAGCAGAGATGGCGGTATTATTCTCAAGACTTGATAAAAAAGTTGATAGCGATGTTGATTATAATGAAGTAATAGGTAAAGTATATAGAATCCATAAAGAAACTATAGTTCTTAAAGTTGATGGTGAATTAAGATTCTTTGAATTAGATGATAAGGTGAAAGTATATAAGGATAATAAATTGATTCGCTATAAGGATATAGAAATAGGTAGTAACGTTATTATAGAACTAAAAGATGATAAAGTAGTATATATTGAAGTAATTGAAGAAACAAATCAAGATAAGATAATAACAAAGTATTCTGGAGTAGTCAAAGAAATAAATGCAAATAAATCTCAAATAACTATATAATCAAAGACGCTAATGCTTACTTTTAAGGTTATAGATGATATAGAAGTAATCTTTGAAAATGAAGAAGGGGATTTTGACGAAATTAAAATAGGAGATGAAATTATAGTTATAGTTGATAATAGAAATAGAGCA
This genomic window from Caldisalinibacter kiritimatiensis contains:
- a CDS encoding MotA/TolQ/ExbB proton channel family protein is translated as MFQLLDKLSTNPLAIVIIFFILAILFISIVASLVIRKKYQTLGQALEEIKKGNINSNSHVLSSIIKEYRNAASDNLEEVNTQAIIEKNFNKHLKWLYIGERFVKSSVSLMIILGLLGTFYGLTLSIGKLVELLNNSTNSEVLNSMDSIVDGLIKSVKGMSVAFLTSLFGIGSSIIITVYNMIFNIEDVRVALMVEVEEYLDNTVASEFNTGVKDQYTDISDTLKTTFEQFGNQINDSFKYVINTSSENLAAATKEIGDSTRTLLHVIQIFEKSVNTFNENTRDFSEFNHELRTNIQRMNIGFSDFTREIKDTVQKISDSVDKLPRNNG
- a CDS encoding OmpA family protein codes for the protein MKVRRRSYKKDGEVQNFWPSFTDMISTIALILFFLMLLAYIQNIVTGSNLEYAKKQLMDTQKRLEESNAEISRAEKRLRLLKDNLDEVKAEVERGQIALKLSEEQIEEQKEIIAESNKELGKLRSTLQGIALFRVNVLEKVKNSVEEELGKTNSDGEQLVSIADNGNIVINESLVFDYNSYKIKSEGKELLDQLAVAFENVLEDEDIRKNIDAINIQGHADKMGDPEYNRELSAKRATTVVNYLMKTNNTLEEKYGRYFMASGFSNLRPITSGNTEEERAKNRRIEISLILKDSNVRDVINKYLEDSKEIFGE
- a CDS encoding S-layer homology domain-containing protein, with protein sequence MHMKMRQLKNAKFVSLFVVALLILSSSLAYAQVFTDVADDHWASEYIKKMNRLGIITGYDDATFRPNDSVTKIQAVVMMARLFDLQDDEKDEMKDRYENFFEEMDIEPWYQEGLAIALSKGIVSKEVVEKEFYEDGKATPAEKAEICIYLTRAMGLEEEAKNKTIIYLPFTDVELIPSKVQPYIDVMVDKGVINSKGDGEGKFNPNSTVTRAIMAKMLSVAYDYIDENDVELDTVNNNGTTNETKVEETTTVNGTISGLIKGNTEVYMTIKDEDGDKIAYIVNEDTDISIDGKDADMEDLEEGLIVEAEVTEEHNVVTLKAESVIEEYSGKLKSLIIFDPAMLTIEYKNEEDETQTKGFYIADEVEITLDGEEADIDDISEGDIIDIEVKNNRVEKIDAESRYKEIEGNIVEVKFDPEPVLVVKDEDEIIHEYLIDEDADIERNDKNVELTDLRKGDEVEVKIEYNIITDIEAEVVEGEDEGIIKAILIF
- a CDS encoding copper amine oxidase N-terminal domain-containing protein encodes the protein MEQQKAELKSQMRNVKQQMKQVIRNRYTKEEWEQLQQAAEEIEGEDEGLSILPVENIFIENVDVKFDTPPVIKTGRTLIPVRAITEGFGANVEWNGEERKVTITRDDVEIVLQIDSSEVLVNGEESTIDVPSSIYSNRTYVPLRFILETFKLSVNWDGETETIEIEEDEEESEVVEDTDDAATESEEEATEEETTEETTTEEDVTETTQEDEEGTTEDSESTDETNQNTEETTEESETTENDSTVNEENTEEEQTSNEESTTEETNDTSNTTEENTQTDESQSTDSTEDSTTEEDTTETVEDTTTEQDSSDTTTEADEEVTIIE
- a CDS encoding S-layer homology domain-containing protein, producing the protein MKKFISTMIIFTLVLSLSTTAVFADNWKNESGKLPPGLAKKGFLPPGIAKKVFDDIDGFSWAEKAIARMAIKGMIQGRGNNRFAPAAPVNKLETVIMALRVMGWEEEAKEIDRLPEKYDGKKVHDWAVGYVALAYEKGILDEVDMMYFDPYEPAKRHEVAKYVIRALGYEEEAQDHMDEELPFVDALAVPQGSVGYVYLMNELGLMQGDDQNRFNPMGTLKRAEMAVLFSRLDKKVDSDVDYNEVIGKVYRIHKETIVLKVDGELRFFELDDKVKVYKDNKLIRYKDIEIGSNVIIELKDDKVVYIEVIEETNQDKIITKYSGVVKEINANKSQITI